The Pseudomonas sp. TH06 genome has a window encoding:
- a CDS encoding PilC/PilY family type IV pilus protein, translated as MRSTECRYGWRSLLVGMLLGFYLVAPAYAFTPSDSPLLSAAAVPPNVMLLIDDSGSMNSIIYAAGFDPTVSRTAARQCNAVLGLCLSSTAITGDPIFLSSLPTSGCSGGAYAFYNNSLAPLCLKLPDPVGSGNTRYTDDYISYVVGLAINNGTRDFTTGAIPNDYRINVARNVSTALVTSNRTLRIGLSTFNPVTSSNQGNGGYIARSISDLAPVTGSVTQAQADTNYNALISSINGLSAVANTPLAETYYEITRYMRGMTPYYNSTPSTYTSPIQYRCQKNYGVVITDGLPTFDRTFPSNDPLGGSRLPNWDGINNDGNNLNGDNEGDTLYLDDIAKFAFDIDMRSTGTDAAGKSWTAADFPKQYMNTYTVGFTAANAMLSDAANYGQGKYYQANDSTGLNTALSSALSDITSKAGSGGSGVTNGTTLTSSSNFFQTSYDPKDWRGTIKSFGFTSAGAVNTTTALWTTDTTIVPGATAPTYQSWNTTSNAPVTLAYGNFSAAQQTTLSQSLPTGISGSDLVEWSKGTNKTGLKVRSVLLGDIINSPLVLASPGDKTASDLSGDTTYTTYLSTKAANMNTSLVVNANDGFVNVINAANGTRRYAYMPSSVLPSLRLIADPTYINGVSHKFLVDGQVGVYDMQFNSAWKTLAIGGTGAGGKTFYALQLFDASAGNVLNSLWEVSAPTTANTANVFNDLGYAYARPEVARLADGRWAAFISNGYGSNSGVAALYVLDVRDGSLIKKIVIDSTESTNGLSSVKLKVNSSNVVQAAYGGDLKGRLWKFDLSATSTDSWGVAFSGKPLFTTAGGTTQPITAQPLLADNSLGGKQIFVGTGKFNEAADKTNKDLQAFYSVWDADGGSGQITVSSLQAQAITGVFSGSTGQFITTTQNDTTYPAEKGWYLPLIYNSVLTGERVINQASLVLGRIVFTTASVDTTDPCSSFGTGKLVELDAFSGKMLNYAVLDTNADGVVGSSDTISSGVVFTGGIPTLNSIVNGGTGKVVTDTSGAVTTVVEKGGGGSRRIMWRQIQ; from the coding sequence ATGCGAAGTACTGAGTGCCGCTACGGATGGCGGTCGTTGCTGGTCGGCATGTTGCTGGGTTTTTACCTGGTAGCGCCGGCGTATGCGTTTACGCCTTCCGACTCGCCGCTGTTGAGTGCGGCTGCTGTACCGCCGAATGTGATGTTGCTGATCGATGATTCGGGCAGCATGAACAGCATCATTTATGCCGCGGGCTTCGATCCGACCGTATCCCGGACGGCGGCAAGGCAATGCAATGCCGTACTCGGTTTGTGCCTGAGTTCGACGGCGATTACCGGCGACCCCATTTTTCTTTCCAGCCTGCCGACCTCTGGCTGTTCGGGCGGGGCATACGCTTTTTACAACAACAGTCTGGCGCCGCTGTGTCTGAAACTGCCGGACCCGGTCGGTAGCGGCAATACCCGTTACACCGACGATTACATTTCCTATGTGGTCGGGTTGGCGATCAACAATGGCACGCGTGACTTCACCACCGGTGCGATTCCCAACGACTATCGGATCAACGTCGCGCGTAACGTGTCCACGGCGCTGGTAACCAGCAACCGTACGTTGCGTATCGGCCTGTCGACTTTCAATCCGGTCACCAGCAGCAACCAGGGGAATGGCGGCTACATCGCCCGTTCGATCAGCGATTTGGCCCCGGTCACCGGCAGCGTGACGCAGGCTCAGGCGGACACCAACTACAATGCACTGATCTCGTCGATTAATGGCTTGAGCGCTGTGGCCAACACGCCATTGGCGGAAACCTATTACGAAATCACCCGCTACATGCGCGGTATGACGCCGTACTACAACTCCACGCCGAGCACCTACACCAGCCCGATCCAATACCGCTGTCAGAAAAACTATGGCGTGGTCATCACTGACGGCCTGCCGACCTTCGACCGCACCTTCCCCAGCAACGACCCGCTGGGCGGCAGCCGCTTGCCGAACTGGGATGGCATCAACAATGACGGCAACAACCTCAATGGCGATAACGAGGGGGATACGTTGTATCTGGACGACATCGCCAAATTCGCTTTTGATATCGACATGCGTTCGACCGGCACTGACGCAGCGGGCAAGAGCTGGACTGCGGCGGATTTTCCCAAGCAGTACATGAACACTTACACCGTGGGGTTCACGGCTGCCAACGCCATGTTGTCAGACGCGGCGAATTACGGGCAGGGCAAGTATTACCAGGCGAACGACAGCACTGGTCTGAATACCGCTCTGTCGTCGGCATTGAGTGACATTACGTCCAAGGCAGGCTCTGGCGGCAGCGGCGTTACCAACGGCACCACGCTCACCAGCAGCAGCAATTTTTTCCAGACCAGCTATGACCCCAAGGATTGGCGCGGCACGATCAAGTCTTTTGGCTTCACCTCCGCTGGAGCGGTGAATACGACGACGGCACTCTGGACGACTGACACAACGATTGTCCCTGGCGCTACTGCGCCGACCTACCAATCGTGGAACACCACGAGCAACGCGCCGGTAACCCTCGCTTACGGTAACTTTTCTGCCGCGCAGCAGACCACGCTCAGTCAGAGTTTGCCCACCGGTATCAGTGGTAGCGATCTGGTGGAGTGGAGCAAGGGCACCAACAAAACCGGGCTCAAGGTGCGCAGTGTGTTGTTGGGCGACATAATCAATTCGCCACTGGTGCTGGCCTCGCCTGGCGATAAGACCGCATCCGATCTTTCCGGCGACACCACGTACACCACTTACCTGAGCACCAAAGCGGCGAACATGAATACCAGTCTGGTGGTGAATGCCAACGACGGTTTCGTCAACGTTATCAACGCGGCCAACGGCACTCGGCGTTATGCCTATATGCCATCCAGCGTATTGCCGTCGCTGCGGCTGATTGCCGATCCGACTTACATCAACGGCGTCAGCCACAAGTTTCTGGTGGACGGTCAGGTCGGGGTTTACGACATGCAGTTCAACAGTGCCTGGAAAACCCTGGCCATTGGCGGCACTGGCGCTGGCGGCAAGACTTTTTACGCGCTGCAATTATTTGATGCCTCTGCGGGCAACGTGCTCAATTCACTATGGGAAGTCAGTGCGCCGACCACCGCTAACACCGCCAACGTTTTTAATGACCTGGGTTATGCCTACGCGCGGCCGGAAGTGGCACGCTTGGCCGATGGTCGCTGGGCCGCATTCATTTCCAATGGTTACGGCAGCAATTCCGGGGTAGCGGCGTTGTATGTGCTCGATGTACGTGACGGCTCGCTGATCAAGAAGATCGTCATCGACAGTACCGAATCTACTAATGGCCTTTCTTCGGTGAAGCTCAAGGTCAACTCTTCGAACGTGGTGCAGGCGGCATACGGCGGAGACTTGAAAGGACGCTTGTGGAAGTTCGACCTGAGTGCCACTTCGACGGACAGCTGGGGCGTAGCGTTTTCCGGTAAGCCGCTGTTCACCACGGCCGGCGGCACGACACAGCCAATCACCGCTCAGCCGTTGCTGGCGGACAACTCACTCGGTGGAAAACAGATCTTCGTCGGCACCGGCAAGTTCAACGAAGCCGCCGACAAGACCAACAAGGATTTGCAGGCGTTCTATTCGGTGTGGGACGCCGATGGCGGTTCGGGGCAGATTACCGTCAGCAGTTTGCAGGCGCAGGCGATCACCGGGGTGTTTTCCGGCAGTACCGGGCAATTCATCACGACCACACAGAACGACACGACCTATCCAGCGGAAAAGGGTTGGTATCTGCCGCTGATATACAACAGCGTGTTGACCGGCGAGCGGGTGATCAATCAGGCGAGTCTGGTGCTCGGGCGAATAGTGTTCACCACCGCCAGTGTCGATACTACCGACCCGTGTTCGAGTTTCGGTACCGGCAAACTGGTCGAACTCGATGCGTTCAGCGGTAAGATGCTCAACTACGCGGTGCTCGACACCAATGCCGATGGCGTAGTGGGCAGTAGCGACACGATTTCCAGTGGTGTGGTGTTCACCGGCGGCATTCCGACGTTGAACTCCATCGTCAATGGCGGGACAGGCAAGGTCGTGACAGACACCAGTGGCGCTGTCACCACGGTGGTGGAAAAGGGCGGCGGCGGCAGCCGTCGTATCATGTGGCGACAAATACAGTAA
- a CDS encoding type IV pilin protein: MRRSNRGFTLIEIMIVIAIIGIVITIGYPSLTEYVKKGRRAEIVSTLTEQAQILERFYSKNNVYTNATGLNAGNDFYTITPTITDQTFLLTATRKVGSTMATDKCGDFTLTNTGVRSMNNATTGLTTKDCWGR, translated from the coding sequence ATGCGTAGATCCAACCGAGGTTTCACCCTGATCGAAATCATGATCGTGATTGCGATCATCGGGATCGTCATCACCATCGGCTATCCAAGCCTCACCGAATATGTGAAGAAAGGCCGTCGCGCCGAAATAGTTTCGACACTGACCGAACAGGCGCAGATTCTTGAGCGCTTTTACTCGAAGAACAATGTCTACACCAATGCGACAGGACTGAATGCGGGTAACGATTTCTACACTATTACCCCGACAATCACCGACCAGACCTTCCTGCTGACTGCCACCCGCAAGGTTGGCAGCACCATGGCTACCGACAAATGCGGGGATTTCACCCTGACCAACACCGGTGTCAGAAGCATGAACAACGCGACCACCGGGCTGACCACCAAGGATTGCTGGGGCCGCTGA
- the thiO gene encoding glycine oxidase ThiO yields the protein MTRQQQVVIVGGGVIGLLTAYNLASEVGSVVLLDRSNVGQESSWAGGGIVSPLYPWRYSPAVTALAHWSQDFYPQLGERLFADTGVDPEVHTTGLYWLDLDDEAEALAWAERENRPLRAVDISAAHDAVPVLGSGFSRAIYMADVANVRNPRLVKSLKAALLALPNVTIHEQCEVSGFVREGERVIGVQTSTGVISGDQVVLTAGAWSGDLLKTLDLTLPVEPVKGQMILYKCAADFLPSMVLAKGRYAIPRRDGHILIGSTLEHEGYDKTPTNVALESLKASAVELLPALADAEVVGHWAGLRPGSPEGIPYIGRVPGHEGLWLNCGHYRNGLVLAPASCQLFADVMLGRAPIIDPAPYAPAGRI from the coding sequence ATGACCAGGCAACAGCAAGTGGTGATTGTCGGTGGCGGGGTGATTGGCCTGCTGACCGCCTACAATCTTGCTTCCGAAGTGGGCAGCGTGGTGCTGCTCGATCGTTCGAATGTCGGCCAGGAATCGTCCTGGGCCGGTGGCGGTATCGTTTCTCCGCTGTATCCGTGGCGCTACAGCCCGGCAGTCACCGCGCTGGCGCATTGGTCACAGGATTTTTATCCACAGCTCGGCGAGCGCCTGTTCGCTGACACCGGGGTTGATCCTGAGGTTCACACCACCGGCCTGTATTGGCTGGATCTGGATGACGAAGCCGAAGCGCTGGCCTGGGCCGAGCGCGAAAATCGCCCGTTGCGTGCTGTGGATATCTCGGCGGCACATGACGCGGTGCCGGTGCTTGGCAGTGGATTTTCGCGGGCGATCTACATGGCCGATGTGGCCAATGTGCGTAACCCACGTCTGGTGAAATCGCTGAAAGCGGCGCTGTTGGCGCTGCCGAACGTGACCATTCACGAACAGTGCGAAGTCAGCGGTTTTGTTCGCGAGGGTGAGCGGGTGATCGGCGTTCAGACGTCGACTGGCGTGATCTCTGGCGATCAGGTCGTGCTGACCGCGGGCGCCTGGAGTGGCGATCTGCTCAAGACGCTGGATCTGACGTTGCCGGTCGAGCCGGTCAAAGGCCAGATGATCCTCTACAAATGTGCGGCGGATTTCCTTCCGAGCATGGTGCTGGCCAAGGGGCGTTATGCAATTCCGCGCCGCGACGGTCATATCCTGATCGGCAGTACGCTGGAACACGAAGGCTACGACAAGACGCCGACCAATGTGGCGCTGGAAAGCCTCAAGGCTTCAGCGGTGGAGTTGCTGCCGGCGCTGGCGGACGCCGAAGTGGTTGGGCATTGGGCCGGATTGCGCCCTGGATCACCGGAAGGGATTCCCTACATTGGTCGTGTGCCTGGGCATGAGGGCTTGTGGCTGAACTGCGGGCATTACCGCAATGGTTTGGTGCTGGCGCCGGCGTCGTGCCAGTTGTTTGCGGATGTGATGCTGGGGCGAGCGCCGATCATTGATCCGGCGCCGTATGCGCCTGCGGGGCGGATTTAA